The following proteins come from a genomic window of Meles meles chromosome 1, mMelMel3.1 paternal haplotype, whole genome shotgun sequence:
- the YIPF1 gene encoding protein YIPF1 isoform X2: MTCSLKLLAGQKKSSPFWTFEYYQTFFDVDTYQVFDRIKGSLLPIPGKNFVRLYIRSNPDLYGPFWICATLVFAIAISGNLSNFLIHLGEKTYHYVPEFRKVSIAATIIYAYAWLVPLALWGFLMWRNSKVMNIVSYSFLEIVCVYGYSLFIYIPTAVLWIIPQKAVRWILVMIALGISGSVLAMTFWPAVREDNRRIALATIVTIVFLHTLLSVGCLAYFFDAPEMDHLPTATVAPNQTVAAAK, encoded by the exons ATGACTTGCAGTTTGAAG TTACTTGCTGGACAGAAGAAAAGCTCCCCCTTCTGGACATTTGAATACTATCAAACGTTCTTTGACGTAGACACTTACCAG GTCTTTGACAGGATAAAAGGGTCTCTTTTGCCGATACCAGGGAAAAACTTCGTGCGGCTGTATATCCGCAGCAATCCTGATCTTTATG GCCCCTTTTGGATCTGTGCCACACTGGTCTTTGCCATAGCAATTAGTGGGAATCTTTCCAACTTCTTAATCCATCTGGGAGAGAAGACATACCATTATGTGCCCGAGTTCCGAAAAG tgtccatagCGGCCACCATCATCTATGCCTATGCCTGGCTGGTTCCTCTCGCACTCTGGGGCTTCCTCATGTGGAGAAACAGCAAAGTTATGAACATCGTTTCCTATTCATTTTTGGAGATTGTGTGCGTCTATGGATATTCGCTCTTCATTTATATCCCCACAGCA gtactGTGGATCATCCCCCAGAAAGCTGTTCGGTGGATTCTAGTCATGATTGCCCTGGGGATCTCAGGCTCTGTCTTGGCAATGACGTTCTGGCCAGCTGTTCGTGAGGATAACCGGCGCATTGCCCTGGCCACAATTGTGACAATTGTGTTCCTTCACACGCTGCTTTCTGTGGGCTGCTTG GCATACTTTTTTGATGCGCCAGAGATGGACCACCTCCCAACAGCTACAGTTGCTCCAAACCAAACAGTTGCGGCTGCCAAGTAG
- the YIPF1 gene encoding protein YIPF1 isoform X1 gives MAAVDDLQFEEFGDAATSAANPGATTIHIEDPSESPTHQPGLPKGSGGEEDDELLGNDDSDKTELLAGQKKSSPFWTFEYYQTFFDVDTYQVFDRIKGSLLPIPGKNFVRLYIRSNPDLYGPFWICATLVFAIAISGNLSNFLIHLGEKTYHYVPEFRKVSIAATIIYAYAWLVPLALWGFLMWRNSKVMNIVSYSFLEIVCVYGYSLFIYIPTAVLWIIPQKAVRWILVMIALGISGSVLAMTFWPAVREDNRRIALATIVTIVFLHTLLSVGCLAYFFDAPEMDHLPTATVAPNQTVAAAK, from the exons ATGGCAGCTGTAGATGACTTGCAGTTTGAAG AATTCGGTGATGCAGCCACTTCAGCAGCAAACCCAGGTGCCACTACGATACACATCGAGGATCCTAGTGAGAGCCCAACACACCAACCAGGACTCCCCAAAGGCTCAGGGGGAGAAGAGGACGATGAGTTGCTGGGGAACGATGACTCTGACAAAACTGAG TTACTTGCTGGACAGAAGAAAAGCTCCCCCTTCTGGACATTTGAATACTATCAAACGTTCTTTGACGTAGACACTTACCAG GTCTTTGACAGGATAAAAGGGTCTCTTTTGCCGATACCAGGGAAAAACTTCGTGCGGCTGTATATCCGCAGCAATCCTGATCTTTATG GCCCCTTTTGGATCTGTGCCACACTGGTCTTTGCCATAGCAATTAGTGGGAATCTTTCCAACTTCTTAATCCATCTGGGAGAGAAGACATACCATTATGTGCCCGAGTTCCGAAAAG tgtccatagCGGCCACCATCATCTATGCCTATGCCTGGCTGGTTCCTCTCGCACTCTGGGGCTTCCTCATGTGGAGAAACAGCAAAGTTATGAACATCGTTTCCTATTCATTTTTGGAGATTGTGTGCGTCTATGGATATTCGCTCTTCATTTATATCCCCACAGCA gtactGTGGATCATCCCCCAGAAAGCTGTTCGGTGGATTCTAGTCATGATTGCCCTGGGGATCTCAGGCTCTGTCTTGGCAATGACGTTCTGGCCAGCTGTTCGTGAGGATAACCGGCGCATTGCCCTGGCCACAATTGTGACAATTGTGTTCCTTCACACGCTGCTTTCTGTGGGCTGCTTG GCATACTTTTTTGATGCGCCAGAGATGGACCACCTCCCAACAGCTACAGTTGCTCCAAACCAAACAGTTGCGGCTGCCAAGTAG